The following are encoded together in the Drosophila sechellia strain sech25 chromosome 3R, ASM438219v1, whole genome shotgun sequence genome:
- the LOC6606948 gene encoding probable cytochrome P450 12e1, mitochondrial, with the protein MLSTQWNANKQISRQIYQLCRGLAQKATAVSLVEAKPYADIPGPSKLQLIRAFLPGGRYKNLPVHEMFLDMNRQYGSIFRMPSVAGTDMVLTMNPQDYEVIFRNEGQYPYRRSFEVMDYFKRVHRREVFDGYDGLTSGNGPAWGQMRTAVNPILLQPRNAKLYMTNLVQVSDEFLERIRTIRDPVTQEMPDDFVVDIRHLVIESICSVALNTHLGLLGEQRNNKEIQKLVLALQDVVELGFQLDIMPAFWKYLPMPNFKKLMRSLDSITDFCYFHIGNALKRIEEDAKAGKLNEIGLETSLLEKLARFDRQTAVIIAMDLLFAGADPTLVTLGGILFSLSKSPDKQARLLEEIREILPNKDSSLTIENMRNLPYLRACIKEGIRMYPIGPGTLRRMPHDVVLSGYRVVAGTDVGIAANYQMANMEQFVPKVREFIPERWLRDGSNSHLVGETATPFMYLPFGFGPRSCAGKRIVDMMLEIAISRLVRNFEIGFDYPIENAFKAKFFVQPNIPFKFKFIERSD; encoded by the exons ATGTTGTCAACGCAGTGGAACGCAAATAAACAGATCTCTAGGCAGATCTACCAGCTATGCAGGGGTCTAGCCCAAAAG GCCACAGCAGTGAGCTTGGTAGAGGCCAAACCTTATGCTGATATTCCGGGACCCAGCAAATTGCAATTGATCAGAGCTTTTCTGCCGGGCG GTCGCTATAAGAATTTGCCGGTCCACGAAATGTTTCTCGATATGAACCGACAATATGGAAGTATCTTTAGGATGCCCAGTGTGGCAGGTACCGATATGGTGCTCACAATGAATCCTCAGGACTACGAAGTAATCTTCCGAAACGAAGGTCAGTATCCTTATAGAAGGAGTTTTGAGGTAATGGACTACTTCAAACGGGTTCACCGGCGGGAAGTATTCGATGGCTATGATGGGTTGACTTCGGG AAATGGACCTGCTTGGGGCCAAATGCGCACTGCTGTCAATCCCATTCTGTTGCAACCACGTAACGCCAAGCTTTATATGACGAATTTGGTGCAAGTAAGCGATGAGTTTCTGGAGCG caTTCGGACTATTCGAGATCCTGTTACGCAGGAGATGCCAGATGACTTTGTCGTGGACATTCGGCATTTGGTGATCGAATCGATTTGCTCTGTCGCCCTGAACACACAtcttggcttattgggagaacAGCGGAATAACAAGGAAATTCAAAAGCTCGTCTTGGCTCTGCAGGATGTGGTCGAGCTGGGTTTTCAGCTGGACATAATGCCCGCATTTTGGAAATATTTGCCAATGCCTAATTTCAAGAAGCTCATGCGCTCATTGGATTCAATTACGGACTTTTGCTATTTTCACATTGGGAACGCTTTAAAACGGATCGAGGAGGACGCCAAGGCTGGAAAACTGAATGAGATTGGCTTGGAAACTAGCCTGCTGGAGAAGCTGGCCCGCTTCGATCGCCAAACAGCAGTGATTATAGCCATGGATTTGCTATTTGCAGGAGCGGATCCG ACCCTTGTAACCTTAGGAGGAATCCTATTCAGCCTGTCCAAAAGCCCTGACAAGCAGGCTCGACTTCTGGAGGAGATCAGGGAAATATTACCCAACAAGGACTCATCGTTGACTATAGAGAATATGAGAAATCTGCCCTATCTAAGGGCTTGCATCAAGGAGGGCATTCGCATGTATCCCATTGGACCGGGAACCCTTCGCCGAATGCCCCACGATGTGGTGCTCAGTGGATATAGGGTTGTGGCCGGAACGGATGTTGGCATTGCGGCCAACTACCAGATGGCCAATATGGAGCAGTTTGTGCCCAAGGTTCGCGAATTTATCCCTGAAAGATGGCTGCGCGATGGGTCCAACTCCCATTTGGTGGGTGAAACAGCCACACCTTTTATGTATCTTCCCTTTGGTTTTGGACCAAGATCTTGCGCAGGCAAGAGGATTGTGGATATGATGCTGGAGATAGCCATTTCGCGGTTGGTAAGAAACTTTGAGATCGGGTTTGACTATCCCATCGAAAATGCCTTTAAGGCAAAGTTCTTTGTGCAACCAAATATTCCctttaagtttaagtttatAGAGCGAAGCGATTAA